A genome region from Schaalia sp. 19OD2882 includes the following:
- a CDS encoding glycosyltransferase family 4 protein, with protein MATYTDRTRVLHVNDVAGVPSALVRAANAHGRSWRLRSLPPVRPPMWRAALERAADLTRWMGERGLAEVLHVHYGPNGYLSWGSARPHVLHLHGTDVRVDLHRSGAGWLTRRSILEADAVVYATEDLADAVRELRPDATWVPNPLPPGILDRSTPAPVPGRVVFCSRWEESKGGAAMVEAATTMVDVGVQVHGLDWGDLADRAKACGVVLYPRMSQEDYWDFLAQAHLVVGQHSFGVPGTSELQAMALGRPVVMDAPGVPVIASTRTDLVDVVREALADPDRLEQVGGTGRSWVLDHHAPVVSVHALEQIYRRITS; from the coding sequence GTGGCCACCTACACCGACAGGACCCGTGTCCTGCACGTCAATGACGTGGCAGGAGTCCCCTCCGCCCTCGTACGTGCCGCCAATGCGCATGGGCGCTCCTGGAGACTGCGGAGCCTGCCACCCGTGCGCCCCCCGATGTGGCGGGCGGCCCTGGAGCGTGCCGCCGACCTGACCCGGTGGATGGGGGAGCGGGGCCTGGCCGAGGTGCTCCACGTCCACTACGGACCCAACGGCTACCTGTCCTGGGGCTCCGCCAGGCCCCACGTCCTGCACCTGCACGGCACCGACGTGCGCGTGGACCTGCACCGCAGCGGCGCCGGGTGGCTCACCCGCCGCAGCATCCTTGAGGCCGACGCCGTCGTCTACGCCACCGAGGACCTGGCCGATGCGGTGCGCGAACTGCGCCCGGACGCCACTTGGGTGCCCAACCCCCTCCCGCCGGGAATCCTCGACCGATCGACTCCCGCTCCCGTCCCGGGCCGGGTGGTCTTCTGCTCGCGTTGGGAGGAGTCCAAGGGGGGAGCCGCCATGGTCGAGGCCGCCACCACCATGGTGGACGTGGGGGTTCAGGTGCACGGCCTCGACTGGGGGGACCTGGCCGACCGGGCGAAGGCTTGTGGCGTCGTCCTGTACCCGCGCATGTCGCAGGAGGACTACTGGGATTTCCTCGCCCAAGCACACCTGGTCGTCGGCCAGCACTCCTTCGGCGTACCCGGAACCTCCGAATTGCAGGCAATGGCCTTGGGTCGGCCAGTGGTGATGGACGCCCCCGGGGTGCCCGTCATCGCCTCGACCCGCACGGACCTGGTCGACGTCGTCCGCGAAGCCTTGGCCGATCCCGACCGCTTGGAGCAGGTCGGCGGCACGGGGCGCTCGTGGGTCCTCGACCACCACGCCCCGGTGGTGTCGGTGCACGCCCTGGAGCAGATCTACCGCCGGATCACCTCCTGA
- a CDS encoding glycosyl transferase family 1 has translation MPTMIFHAPYPLDRNAKAASGIRPVRLRDAFEELGYEVLDVTGTGSERRRRIRALRQRLRAGQRIDFLYSESATIPTMLTEPRHLPPHPLLDVDLFRLCARHRVPTGLFYRDVYWAFPEYDEQVSAPIALAMRSLYRYDLAWYSKWVDRLFLPSMEMGEFVPVYPKDRMRALPPGGTPSDVARPSLQDGVLTLVYVGGLGAHYRLHEAVKAVAGRSDTRLVMCVPEAQWQANVGEYAPLMADNVEVVHASGDALEHLYAKADCGVLFVDPIDYRGFAAPVKLFEYIAHAVPVLTAGGTLASHIVTEAGLGWAADYSAQALGRLLDDLHAHPEVFADTAAHMRDAREQHTWLARARAAAEELTAVHQ, from the coding sequence ATGCCCACGATGATCTTCCACGCACCGTACCCGCTGGACCGCAATGCGAAGGCAGCGTCGGGGATCCGCCCCGTGCGTCTGCGAGACGCCTTCGAGGAGCTCGGCTACGAGGTGCTGGACGTGACGGGAACGGGCTCCGAACGCCGCCGCCGCATCCGCGCCCTGCGCCAGCGGCTGAGGGCAGGTCAACGCATCGACTTCCTCTACTCGGAGTCGGCGACGATCCCGACGATGCTCACCGAGCCGCGCCACCTTCCGCCCCACCCGCTGCTCGACGTGGATCTGTTCCGCCTGTGCGCCAGGCACCGCGTGCCCACGGGCTTGTTCTACCGGGACGTGTACTGGGCTTTCCCCGAGTACGACGAACAGGTCAGCGCCCCGATTGCTCTGGCCATGCGCAGCCTGTACCGCTACGACTTGGCGTGGTACTCGAAGTGGGTGGACCGCCTGTTCCTGCCGTCGATGGAGATGGGCGAGTTCGTGCCCGTCTACCCGAAGGACCGCATGCGGGCACTGCCTCCGGGAGGCACGCCCAGCGACGTGGCCCGGCCGAGTCTGCAGGACGGGGTGCTCACCCTGGTCTACGTGGGGGGCCTTGGCGCCCACTACCGGCTGCACGAGGCTGTCAAGGCCGTGGCCGGGCGCAGTGACACTCGCTTGGTCATGTGTGTGCCCGAGGCCCAGTGGCAGGCCAACGTCGGCGAGTACGCGCCACTGATGGCCGACAATGTCGAGGTCGTCCACGCCTCCGGTGACGCCCTTGAGCACCTGTACGCGAAGGCCGACTGCGGGGTCCTCTTCGTCGATCCCATCGACTACCGGGGTTTTGCCGCACCGGTGAAGCTCTTCGAGTACATTGCCCACGCAGTGCCCGTCCTGACCGCCGGTGGGACCTTGGCCTCGCACATCGTCACCGAGGCAGGCCTGGGTTGGGCGGCGGACTACTCCGCCCAGGCGCTCGGGCGGCTCCTGGACGACCTGCACGCCCACCCGGAGGTTTTCGCGGACACGGCCGCCCACATGCGCGATGCCCGAGAGCAGCACACGTGGCTGGCGCGCGCCCGCGCCGCCGCTGAAGAACTCACCGCCGTTCACCAGTGA
- a CDS encoding DUF6541 family protein yields MATWFQLLPAVGVVLAVLVLPGAAVALAAGARARILVAAAPLLSVLVLVLAAMGAEAVGVPWGLLPLGALTLVLVGVAVLVRPVVNGRDPSCGTGFRPRWDGPLWVAPAAVAVVALVHARLLTGAMGGPEHISQSYDGAFHLNLLEIIASTGRASVLHAGYSAVDAPGFYPAAWHDIASLPVLWGLASAPAATNAMVIVVTSVLWPTSMAVLAGSVARSHVAAAVGALASVSFMQMPNLLTWFGVLYPNLLATALLPLVLALLVMAFGRSDPGQRGMAVVGALLGLVTLGVSHPNVFFAALVLALPLFVQETVRVGVRWGRTPRECVLGALTGALCVSTAWVALDQATFLVPALARLRTSDRFWAATQTPLEALRDLVWGSAGDTADLAGVGAWVLAPLLLVGAVTALRDVRTLWVPLAHLFAGLLYVVGSSDSTPFKSYMVGLWYGDTKRLAALLGVTEVLLAALGVLGLARLVEHLLRRRLAELTWLKVPMRALPAALGVLVMVAGLTGAAVERSYALVRASWAWGYTDELGHGLLDEDELTLLRRLPTHVGPGETVLNNPWDGSVLAPTFAHRQVLFPHVVVDGDAEGKKLALSLAKAAQDPAICTVLDRRRIHFALDFGPAYFWGPYAGPDFPGEKALAELEASGGTEVVDEQGQARLLRLTVCDSVGATRVP; encoded by the coding sequence TTGGCGACATGGTTCCAGTTGCTCCCGGCCGTGGGGGTGGTCCTGGCCGTGCTCGTGCTGCCGGGCGCAGCAGTTGCGCTGGCAGCAGGGGCCAGGGCGCGGATCCTGGTCGCGGCGGCACCGCTGCTCAGTGTCCTCGTCCTCGTCCTGGCGGCCATGGGGGCCGAGGCCGTGGGCGTGCCTTGGGGATTGCTGCCACTGGGAGCCCTGACCCTGGTGCTGGTGGGGGTCGCTGTGCTGGTCCGTCCCGTCGTCAACGGCCGGGATCCCTCGTGTGGGACGGGATTCCGGCCGCGCTGGGACGGGCCCCTGTGGGTTGCACCGGCGGCGGTGGCTGTCGTGGCACTCGTGCACGCGAGGCTTCTCACTGGCGCGATGGGCGGACCGGAACACATCTCCCAGTCCTACGACGGGGCCTTCCACCTCAACCTCCTGGAGATCATTGCGTCAACGGGACGGGCCTCGGTCCTGCATGCCGGCTACTCGGCAGTGGACGCGCCCGGCTTCTACCCGGCCGCCTGGCACGACATCGCGAGCCTGCCCGTCCTGTGGGGCCTGGCCTCGGCGCCTGCCGCCACGAATGCCATGGTCATCGTCGTCACCTCCGTGTTGTGGCCGACCTCGATGGCGGTACTGGCCGGCTCCGTCGCCCGCTCCCATGTGGCTGCCGCCGTGGGGGCCCTGGCCAGTGTGTCCTTCATGCAGATGCCGAATCTGCTCACATGGTTCGGGGTCCTGTATCCGAACCTCTTGGCCACAGCCTTGCTGCCGCTGGTCCTTGCCCTGCTCGTCATGGCCTTCGGAAGGTCCGACCCGGGCCAGCGGGGGATGGCGGTGGTGGGGGCGCTGCTCGGCTTGGTCACACTGGGGGTGTCCCACCCGAATGTCTTCTTCGCCGCCCTGGTCCTGGCCCTTCCCCTGTTCGTGCAGGAGACGGTGCGGGTGGGCGTGCGATGGGGCAGAACCCCACGGGAGTGCGTCCTTGGCGCACTGACCGGCGCACTGTGCGTGAGCACCGCCTGGGTGGCGCTCGATCAGGCGACTTTCCTCGTGCCCGCCCTGGCCAGGCTGCGCACCTCCGACCGGTTCTGGGCGGCCACCCAGACACCATTGGAGGCCCTGAGAGACCTCGTATGGGGATCGGCGGGGGACACTGCGGACCTGGCGGGCGTCGGCGCCTGGGTCCTCGCGCCGCTGCTCCTGGTCGGCGCCGTCACGGCCCTGCGGGACGTGCGCACCCTGTGGGTGCCACTGGCACACCTTTTCGCCGGTCTTCTCTACGTGGTCGGCTCCAGCGACTCCACGCCGTTCAAGTCCTACATGGTGGGCCTGTGGTACGGGGACACCAAGCGCCTGGCCGCACTGTTGGGCGTGACCGAGGTGCTCCTGGCCGCTCTGGGCGTCCTGGGTCTTGCGCGCCTGGTGGAACATCTCCTGAGGAGACGCCTGGCAGAGCTCACATGGCTCAAGGTACCCATGCGTGCGCTACCGGCGGCACTGGGCGTCCTGGTCATGGTGGCCGGCCTCACAGGGGCCGCCGTTGAACGCAGCTACGCCCTGGTACGGGCCAGTTGGGCGTGGGGGTACACCGACGAACTCGGCCACGGCCTGCTCGACGAGGACGAACTGACCCTCCTGCGACGCCTGCCCACACACGTCGGCCCCGGGGAGACCGTCCTCAACAACCCGTGGGACGGGTCAGTCCTGGCCCCGACCTTCGCACACAGGCAGGTCCTCTTCCCCCACGTGGTGGTCGACGGAGACGCCGAGGGCAAGAAGCTCGCCCTCTCGCTGGCAAAGGCCGCCCAGGACCCGGCGATCTGCACGGTCCTTGACAGGCGCCGCATCCACTTCGCCCTCGACTTCGGACCCGCCTACTTCTGGGGCCCCTACGCGGGCCCCGACTTCCCCGGTGAAAAGGCCCTGGCAGAACTGGAGGCCTCGGGAGGAACCGAGGTCGTCGACGAGCAGGGCCAGGCACGACTGCTCCGACTGACCGTGTGCGACTCCGTCGGCGCCACCCGAGTGCCCTAG
- a CDS encoding nucleotide sugar dehydrogenase — protein MRIAVVALGKIGLPLAVQFADKGHEVIGVDVSERTVALVNDAKEPFPGEAFLQDKLTELVPAGRLRATTDYAEAIPGADAVVLVVPLFVDADSKPDFGWMDAATKSLAEHLTPGTIVSYETTLPVGTTRGRWKPMLEKISGLVEGKDFHLIFSPERVLTGRVFADLRKYPKLVGGLSEEGTAAGIALYEQLLDFDERPDLPRANGVWDMGTAEAAEMAKLAETTYRDVNIGLANQFAVYADKAGIDVYKVIEACNSQPYSHIHMPGIAVGGHCIPVYPRLYLSTDPDASVVHTARWFNADMPTYVVDRVAEVLGDLTGMHVAVLGASYRGGVKETAFSGVFATVEALRGRGARVSVQDPMYTDEELAAYGWDAYHVGEAVDAVIIQADHAEYTTLAPADLPGVKLLFDGRRVTDAALWAGTPRMVIGAPSTEG, from the coding sequence ATGCGCATCGCAGTCGTCGCACTGGGCAAGATCGGTCTTCCACTGGCGGTCCAATTCGCCGACAAAGGCCACGAGGTCATCGGCGTCGACGTCAGTGAGCGCACCGTCGCCCTCGTCAATGACGCGAAGGAACCCTTCCCCGGAGAGGCCTTCCTGCAGGACAAGCTCACCGAACTGGTCCCCGCCGGACGTCTGCGCGCCACCACCGACTACGCCGAAGCCATCCCCGGAGCCGACGCCGTGGTCCTGGTGGTGCCTCTCTTCGTCGACGCCGACTCCAAGCCCGACTTCGGGTGGATGGACGCCGCGACCAAGTCCTTGGCCGAGCACCTGACCCCGGGCACCATCGTCTCCTACGAGACCACCCTGCCGGTGGGCACCACCCGCGGTCGTTGGAAGCCGATGCTCGAAAAGATCTCGGGACTGGTCGAAGGCAAGGACTTCCACCTGATCTTCTCCCCGGAACGCGTCCTGACCGGACGGGTCTTCGCAGACCTTCGCAAGTACCCGAAGCTGGTCGGCGGCCTCTCCGAGGAGGGCACCGCAGCCGGAATCGCCCTGTACGAACAGCTTCTCGACTTCGACGAGCGTCCCGACCTGCCGCGAGCCAACGGCGTGTGGGACATGGGCACCGCGGAGGCCGCCGAGATGGCGAAACTGGCCGAGACCACCTACCGGGACGTCAACATCGGCTTGGCCAATCAATTCGCCGTCTACGCCGACAAGGCCGGCATCGACGTGTACAAGGTCATCGAGGCCTGCAACTCCCAGCCCTACAGCCACATCCACATGCCCGGCATTGCCGTGGGAGGCCACTGCATCCCCGTCTACCCGCGCCTGTACCTGTCGACCGACCCGGATGCCTCCGTGGTCCACACCGCGCGCTGGTTCAACGCCGACATGCCCACCTACGTCGTGGATCGCGTGGCAGAAGTCCTCGGTGACCTCACCGGCATGCACGTGGCCGTGCTGGGCGCCTCATACCGCGGCGGTGTCAAGGAGACCGCATTTTCCGGAGTCTTCGCCACCGTGGAGGCCCTGCGTGGACGCGGCGCCCGCGTGAGCGTCCAGGACCCCATGTACACCGACGAGGAACTGGCCGCCTACGGGTGGGACGCATACCACGTGGGTGAGGCCGTCGACGCCGTCATCATCCAGGCAGACCACGCCGAGTACACGACCCTCGCCCCCGCCGACCTGCCCGGCGTCAAGCTGCTCTTCGACGGGCGTCGGGTCACTGACGCCGCCCTGTGGGCAGGCACCCCGCGCATGGTCATCGGCGCACCCTCGACGGAGGGCTGA
- a CDS encoding asparagine synthase C-terminal domain-containing protein has protein sequence MSALVLTSHLWDPTALPGAHWRSAPRGATPEGPLPTTVDEALTWAQAQHGQFAAVIPVEGATLLVTDFGRTIPLLCTRVGGRWVVADHPRPLLEMMPEARLDADGAFQFRHAGFVLGQRTLIEGMWQVPASSVVELRDGEETPRAHMAHMFRYGPDRTDDEQSFAAGFLAALDAAVSRTVELAGQRQIAVPLSGGIDSRLLMALLCRAEAKRVLAFTYGVPGSTEAEVSRTVAQEIGAEWVFVPTDAQKVRRAWIDEGGAFLEDGWAGACLPHYQDWFALRELTGNGTLEPGAVVLPGHTVVGNLHDEQVVTQGRVLGRRELAEVLADHHFCLQGRPRDVRANKVVVEEMRAFLDEINWEPTSTHVQSWIEWFNIRERQAKYINNSMRAYEHFGLDWALPMLDRGVVRAWESGCYTFTDGPRHWYARFTSDLYARTTGAGGEYWAPTLGRLDSRVKGALVSVLRATRADEAARRILSTRTQLNHPMAFEAFLGTHRSSQYVKDLLGGRTLQGVFADLFLADDWAPGTAILPH, from the coding sequence GTGTCCGCCCTCGTCCTCACCTCCCACCTGTGGGATCCGACCGCCTTGCCGGGCGCGCACTGGCGCAGCGCACCCCGAGGCGCCACGCCGGAGGGCCCCCTGCCCACCACCGTCGACGAGGCCCTGACCTGGGCGCAGGCGCAGCACGGCCAATTCGCCGCCGTCATTCCCGTCGAGGGAGCCACGCTGCTGGTCACCGACTTCGGCCGCACCATCCCCCTGCTGTGCACGCGTGTCGGCGGGCGGTGGGTGGTCGCCGACCACCCGCGCCCCCTTCTGGAGATGATGCCCGAGGCCCGCCTGGACGCCGACGGCGCCTTCCAATTCCGCCACGCGGGCTTCGTCCTGGGACAGCGGACCCTCATCGAGGGCATGTGGCAGGTGCCTGCCTCAAGCGTGGTCGAGCTGCGCGACGGGGAGGAGACCCCGCGCGCCCACATGGCACACATGTTCCGTTACGGGCCGGATCGCACCGACGACGAACAGAGTTTCGCAGCGGGGTTCCTGGCGGCCTTGGACGCCGCCGTCTCGCGGACCGTGGAGCTGGCTGGGCAGCGCCAGATCGCCGTTCCCCTGTCCGGCGGCATTGACTCGCGCCTGCTCATGGCCCTGCTCTGCCGTGCCGAGGCCAAGCGGGTCCTGGCCTTCACCTACGGGGTGCCCGGCTCCACCGAGGCCGAGGTCTCCCGCACCGTCGCCCAGGAAATAGGCGCCGAATGGGTCTTCGTCCCCACCGACGCGCAGAAGGTGCGTCGGGCGTGGATCGACGAAGGCGGGGCCTTCCTCGAAGACGGGTGGGCGGGCGCCTGCCTGCCGCACTACCAGGACTGGTTCGCGCTGCGTGAACTCACCGGCAACGGCACCCTGGAGCCGGGCGCCGTGGTTCTTCCCGGACACACGGTGGTCGGCAACCTCCACGACGAGCAGGTCGTCACCCAAGGGCGGGTCCTCGGCAGGCGAGAGCTGGCCGAGGTGCTGGCGGACCACCACTTCTGCCTGCAGGGGCGCCCCCGTGACGTGCGCGCCAACAAGGTCGTGGTGGAAGAGATGCGCGCCTTCCTGGACGAAATCAACTGGGAACCCACCAGCACCCACGTGCAGTCGTGGATCGAGTGGTTCAACATCCGCGAACGCCAGGCCAAGTACATAAACAACTCGATGCGCGCCTACGAACACTTCGGGCTGGACTGGGCGCTGCCCATGCTGGACCGGGGCGTGGTGCGGGCATGGGAGTCCGGCTGCTACACCTTCACCGATGGGCCCCGCCATTGGTACGCGCGCTTCACCAGCGACCTGTACGCCCGCACCACCGGCGCCGGAGGCGAATACTGGGCGCCGACACTGGGCCGGCTGGACAGTCGGGTCAAGGGCGCACTGGTGTCCGTGCTGCGGGCCACCCGCGCCGATGAGGCCGCCCGCCGCATCCTGTCCACCCGCACCCAGCTCAACCATCCGATGGCTTTCGAAGCGTTCCTCGGCACGCACAGGTCCTCGCAGTACGTCAAGGACCTGCTGGGCGGGCGCACCCTGCAAGGAGTCTTCGCGGACCTGTTCCTGGCCGACGACTGGGCACCCGGCACGGCGATCCTTCCCCACTGA
- a CDS encoding DUF6541 family protein: MNSTWLDVLAGMVLAGTVLFVPGALIGWAAALRARTLLMAAPLLSATVVALSSVCAPLVGLSWGIVPLALVTAALAGLAALARLRERTSETPWDGDPRIAVAVTVAAAAVHLVRLTRAYRFPFALSQTYDSPFHVNLVQRFVARGDASWLHVSLTTHGTDSGFYPATWHAVAALVSQWLGVPATVSINAMTFAVTGFLWPALVVLVTASLTRSWTFGAVAGALAFALPQMPNQFTYFGVLYPNLLGYVLVVGVLGILVRLFFQEDATRAETMTTLGVGILALPGLAVTHPSALFTAVILSLPLVLVGTWSALVPVQRRGRWWIRPVIGTLMVVGAYVAVERMTMAVPALAGMRSVESVWASEGAVHQAVARVLSFTTGWMINQSGVLPWLIGAVALVGAMWCLRDLRTAWLPLSHTVAAFFYVVAFSWQEPWRGWIVGLWYADTRRFEAMVGLTGVFLLALGAWVLAKSAVTWVAPRLPDAMPRRMVALVAPTLVLLLALLAQVSAPMRASYSKIGSNSDFDTTESWNAGLLSMDEYRLLERLPQHVPAASQVIGNPWNGSVFASGIGGVDFAFPHVAPVYNPDAMYLAEHLRDAATDPKVCQIVRDEHIDYVLDFGTDYLWHGDTWGKHLRFPALKGIAWSGLVEEIDREGHARLLRISACD; this comes from the coding sequence ATGAACTCGACCTGGCTGGACGTCCTCGCGGGGATGGTCCTCGCCGGGACGGTCCTGTTCGTACCCGGCGCCCTCATCGGGTGGGCGGCTGCTCTGCGTGCCAGGACCCTGCTGATGGCCGCCCCCCTGCTCTCGGCCACAGTCGTCGCCCTGTCCTCGGTGTGCGCGCCCTTGGTGGGCCTGTCTTGGGGAATCGTGCCCTTGGCCTTGGTCACCGCTGCGCTCGCTGGACTGGCAGCACTGGCGCGTCTTCGCGAGCGCACTTCGGAGACGCCGTGGGACGGGGATCCACGCATTGCCGTGGCGGTGACCGTGGCTGCCGCCGCAGTGCACCTCGTGCGTCTGACACGCGCCTATCGTTTCCCCTTCGCCCTGTCGCAGACCTACGACTCGCCCTTCCACGTCAACCTGGTTCAGCGTTTCGTGGCACGGGGTGACGCCTCGTGGTTGCACGTGTCGCTGACGACCCACGGGACGGACAGCGGCTTCTACCCGGCCACGTGGCATGCCGTGGCAGCCTTGGTCTCCCAATGGCTCGGCGTGCCGGCCACGGTGTCCATCAATGCGATGACCTTTGCCGTCACCGGATTCCTGTGGCCCGCCCTCGTGGTCCTGGTCACGGCATCCCTCACGCGTTCGTGGACCTTCGGGGCGGTGGCCGGTGCGCTTGCCTTCGCCCTGCCGCAGATGCCGAACCAGTTCACCTACTTCGGGGTCCTGTACCCGAACCTCCTGGGTTATGTGCTGGTCGTCGGCGTCTTGGGAATCCTCGTGCGCCTCTTCTTCCAGGAAGACGCCACGCGGGCAGAGACCATGACCACCCTCGGTGTCGGCATCCTCGCTCTGCCGGGACTGGCCGTCACCCACCCCAGCGCCTTGTTCACGGCCGTGATCCTCTCCCTGCCGCTGGTTCTCGTCGGCACGTGGTCCGCCCTGGTCCCCGTCCAGCGGCGGGGGCGCTGGTGGATTCGGCCAGTCATCGGGACCCTGATGGTGGTGGGCGCCTATGTGGCCGTGGAGCGGATGACAATGGCCGTTCCTGCCCTGGCAGGTATGCGATCGGTTGAATCCGTGTGGGCGAGTGAGGGCGCCGTGCACCAGGCGGTGGCACGTGTCCTGTCCTTCACCACGGGGTGGATGATCAACCAGAGTGGGGTTCTTCCGTGGCTCATAGGCGCTGTCGCGCTGGTGGGTGCCATGTGGTGCCTGCGTGACCTGCGCACGGCGTGGCTGCCGCTGAGCCACACCGTGGCCGCCTTCTTCTACGTCGTCGCATTCTCCTGGCAAGAGCCTTGGCGCGGCTGGATCGTGGGCCTGTGGTACGCGGACACGCGTCGTTTCGAGGCGATGGTGGGCCTGACGGGGGTCTTCCTGCTCGCGCTGGGCGCATGGGTGCTGGCGAAGTCGGCAGTCACTTGGGTGGCCCCTCGCCTGCCCGACGCAATGCCGAGACGCATGGTGGCTCTGGTCGCCCCCACGTTGGTGCTCCTCCTGGCGCTGCTCGCCCAGGTGAGCGCCCCCATGCGCGCCTCGTACTCGAAGATCGGCTCCAACTCCGACTTCGACACCACCGAGTCGTGGAACGCCGGTCTGCTGTCCATGGACGAGTACCGCCTGCTCGAGCGTCTCCCGCAGCATGTGCCCGCCGCTTCGCAGGTCATCGGCAACCCGTGGAACGGTTCCGTCTTCGCCTCGGGCATCGGGGGAGTCGATTTCGCATTCCCGCACGTGGCCCCCGTGTACAACCCGGACGCCATGTACCTGGCCGAACACCTGCGTGATGCCGCCACCGACCCGAAGGTGTGTCAGATCGTGCGCGACGAACACATCGACTACGTCCTGGACTTCGGCACCGACTACCTGTGGCACGGCGACACGTGGGGCAAGCACCTACGTTTCCCGGCCCTCAAAGGCATCGCGTGGAGTGGGCTGGTCGAGGAGATCGACCGTGAAGGACATGCGCGACTCCTGCGCATTTCGGCATGTGACTGA